In Mycolicibacterium nivoides, the DNA window TGTGGGCGTTCGTGATCGGCGCCGCGATCGGCGGCCTCTCGGGCGCGCTCTACGCCGGTCAGGTTCAGTACGTGGCTCCGCCGACGTTCAACATCATCAACTCGATGTTGTTCCTGTGTGCGGTGGTGCTCGGCGGGCAGGGCAATAAGCTCGGCGTCATCTTCGGCGCCTTCATCGTCGTGTATCTGCCCAACCGGCTCCTGGGAGTCGAGTTCCTCGGGATCAACCTCGGTGACCTCAAGTACCTCTTCTTCGGTTTGGCGCTGGTGGTACTGATGATCTTCCGGCCACAAGGTCTTTTCCCGGTACGCCAGCAGCTGTTGACGTACGGCAGATCGGCTCGACAATTGTTGCGCGGCAACACGGACAAGGAGCCGGTGGGATGAGCGAGCCCATGCCCGGCGTGACCGAGAGCGTCGAGGAACTGGCGGGTGTACACCGCGAGATCCAGGCTGCCGAGGGCGAGGTCCTTTTGGAGACCAGGGATCTCACTGTCAAGTTCGGTGGCCTCGTCGCCCTGGACTCGGTCAGCTTCAACATCCGCCGCGGCGAGATCCTCGGTCTGATCGGGCCCAACGGTGCGGGCAAGACCACCTGCTTCAACGCGATCACCGGTGTCTACCGGCCCAGCTCGGGATCGGTCATCTTCGACGGCGCGCCGCTGGGCCGGATCAAGCGTCACCAGATCACGCGGCGTGGCATCGCCCGTACGTTCCAGAACATCCGGCTCTTCGGCGAGATGACCGCGCTGGAGAACGTCATGGTGGGCACCGATGCGCGGCACAAGACGTCGGTGCCCGGGGCCCTCGTGCGTTCCCCTCGGCACCGTCGCGAGGAACGGTCGGCGATCGAACGCGCCGCGGCCCTGCTGCACTTCGTGGGGATCGCCCACCGCGGCGAGGAGAAGGCCAAGAATCTGCCCTACGGTGACCAGCGCCGCCTCGAGATCGCCCGCGCACTGGCCACCGAGCCCAAGCTGTTGTGCCTGGACGAGCCTGCCGCCGGATTCAATCCCGCCGAGAAGGCGTCACTGATCGAGCTGATCCGCAAGATCCGCGACGACGGCTACACCGTGCTGTTGATCGAGCACGACATGCGTCTGGTGATGGGCGTGACCGACCGCATCGTGGTGCTGGAATTCGGCCGCAAGATCGCCGACGGACTGCCACACGAAATTCGCGAGGACCCGAAGGTCATCGCCGCCTATCTGGGGGTACCCGATGACGAGCTCGGTTGAGACCAGCCGACCGGTGCTGCTCGAGGTGCGCGACGTGGTGGTGCACTACGGCCGGATCAAGGCGTTGCACGGGGTTTCGCTGGTGGTGCACGAGGGGGAGTTGGTCACGCTGCTGGGCTCCAACGGGGCCGGTAAGACCACGATGATGCGCGCGATCTCCGGTCTGCGGCCGCTGAGCTCGGGTTCGGTCTGGTTCGAGGGCCGTGACATCTCCCGGGTGAAAGCACACCAGCGCGTGATCGACGGGCTGATCCAGGCTCCGGAGGGGCGCGGAGTGTTCCCCGGCATGACGGTGCTGGAGAACCTCGAGATGGGTTGCTATGGACGCAAATTCGCGTCCCGTGCGGAGCATGACGAGCGGTTGGACTGGGTGTTCACGACCTTCCCGAGGCTGGCCGAGCGGCGCAGCCAGGTCGGCGGCACCCTCTCCGGCGGGGAGCAGCAGATGCTGGCCATCGGCCGGGCACTCATGTCCCGGCCCAGGGTGCTGCTGCTCGACGAGCCGTCGATGGGACTGGCGCCGATGGTGATCTCGCAGATCTTCAAGATCATCTCCGAGATCAACACCCAGGGCACCACGGTGCTGCTGGTCGAACAGAACGCCCAACAGGCGCTGAGCCGGTCCGACCGCGCCTACATCCTGGAGACGGGCAATGTCACCCGCACCGGTGATGCGCGGGAACTGTTGGCAGACGATAGCATTCGCGCTGCCTACCTCGGTGTCGCGTAGCCGGCCCGGTATTCCCCCGCACCGCGAGCGTGCGTGACTGCCGGCGACACGCCGCGCAAAGGGCCACAATTGCGCACGCTCACGGCACTCTGAGGTGGTGATGGTAGGCAAATCGATCGCGCTGTTCGTCCTGGCCGCCATGCTGGAGATCGGCGGCGCCTGGCTGGTATGGCAGGGCGTGCGCGAGCACCGCGGCTGGATGTGGATGGGCGCCGGGGTGATCGCGCTCGGCGCCTACGGCTTCGTCGCGGCATTCCAGCCCGACGCCCACTTCGGCCGGGTCCTGGCCGCCTACGGTGGCGTGTTCATCGCCGGTTCGTTGTTGTGGGGCATGGTGGCCGACGGCTTCCGGCCCGACCGCTGGGATGTCGCCGGAGCACTCGTGGCCCTCGTCGGCGTCGGGCTGATCATGTACGCCCCGCGCTGATCGTCAGCCCAGATGGGCGCTGTCGTCGTCGAGGTCGTCGCGGCTCAGCCCCATCGGGGTCGCGGCGGGCACGTCGCCGGCTGCCACCACCTGCCGGGTGATCGGTGTCAGCACCCGGAACAAGGTGGTGACCTCGTCGTCGGTCAACGCGTCCAGCGCACCCAGGGCCAGGGCATCGGTCCGGTCCTCGACCACCTGCTTGACGTCTCGCCCGGCGTCGGTGAGCTCACCCTGGCCGTCGAGCCAGCCGCGCGAGCGCAATTGTTCGACGTAGCCCGCCCACTGCTCGTCGTCGTAGTCGCGGCCGCGCATGATCATCTCGCGCGGCACCCGACCGGCGGCGGCGTGCAGCACATTGCATTCCCGTCCGCTGATCCCCTCGGCGACCAGTACGGCGATATGGCCGTCGCCGCGTTGCTCGCGCAGCAGGGTGACCGCATGCCAGAGCTTCGCGATCGGTTCCTCCGGCCAAGGCAGGGCCCGGTTGGCGGCGTAGAGCGGCCGGCCGTCCAGCGGCGCGGTGCGGGCCGCCTTCGCGGCCAGCTCGGCCGCGAGGCGGGTCGACTCGGAGTCGGTCACCCCGGAGCGACGCAGTGCCGCGACGGCCGACTCCGACCGCACCTGCAAAAGCTTTGCCGGACTTGCCTTGTCCCAGGCCGCGGGTAGCGCCCTGGCCACCCGCGCGATGGTGAAGTTGTAGAACGCCGCGGCGACGACTTCGGGCGGCACGATGCCCAGCGGCGCCGAGCGGGCGCCGAAGTAGCCCATCCAGAAGCCGGGATAGCCCAATTCCGCGAACGCCGCGAGCGACTCCGGGGCGAAGTAGGTGACCCCGTGTACCGGCTCCAGCCGGTCGAAGAAACGCCGTGCCAATTCCGGAGTACGACCCATACCGCTAGTTAAGCATCGGGACCGTTGCCGTCGATCACCGCGGTGGCGGCCTCGTCGATGATGGCCCGCATCGCCCGTTCTGCGCCGTCCTCGTCGCGTAGCCGGATCGCCCGGGCCACCTCGTCGTGCAACGCGATGGCGGCCGGGTTGGGGGAGTCCGGCATCAGGCCGTGCTGGGTGCGCCCGGCCAGGACCTCGGCCACCACGTCATTGAGCGCGCGGAACATCTCGTTGCCGCTGGCATCGAGGAGCGTCTGGTGGAAAACCTTGTCCGCCAACAAGTAAGCGTCGAGGTTGCCGGAACGGCCGTGCACCACCATGTCCGAAACCGCGGCGGCCAGGATCCGGCACTGATCCGGGTTGGCCCGCCGGGCGGCGAGTGCTGCGGCGGCCGGTTCGAAACCCCGCCGGAGTTCCGACAGCGACGCCAGCAGCGCGGCGCGGTCGCCCGCCTGCAAGCGCCAGCGAATCAGCCTGGGGTCGAACACATTCCATTTACGCGCGGGCTGGACGGTGATCCCCACCCGGCGTCGTGATTCCACCATGCCCATCGATTCCAGGACCCGGATCACCTCCCGCGCGACACTGCGGGATACCTCGTGCTCGGTGCTGACCCGGTCCAGGGTCAGCACCTGCTCAGCCGCCAGCTCACCGGAGACGATGCCGGTGCCGAGCGCGGTCAGCAGGCTGGCATGCAGCGCACCGACGTTTGAAGGCGAGGACACGGTTACATCCTGTCATATCCGACATTGGGTGGTGAAAGATCAGATCTAATCGTGACCGTCTTGCAAACGTATGCCTTTTAAGTCATGCTGTGTGACGGCAGACACATATCTTGAGGGCGGATGTATGGGTTCACCAGTCGTGGTCATGGGTGTATCGGGGTCGGGCAAGTCGACCGTCGGCGCCGCGTTGGCGCAGCGGATGCGGGTGCCGTTCGCCGATGCCGACGACTTTCACCCCGCGGCCAACATCGCCAAGATGTCCGCGGGCCACGCCCTCGACGACGACGATCGCTATCCGTGGCTGGAGTCGATCGGTGAGTGGCTCGCCAAGCACCACGACGGTGGCGTGATGAGCTGCTCGGCGCTCAAACACAAGTACCGCGACCAATTGCGGCGGCACTGCACCGATGTGGTGTTTCTGTTTCTGAGTGGCTCAGCCGAGGTGATCCGTCGGCGCCAGGCCAGTCGTCCCGGACATTTCATGCCGGCCGCCCTGCTGGACTCCCAATTCGCGACGCTGGAGCCGCTCGGCCCCGACGAGGTCGGCATCGCCATCGACGTAGATCAGAGCATCGATGACATCGTCGATGAGTACATTGCCCAATCCGACACTGCGACAACAGAACAGGAGAACCGATGACCTCGGCGCTCACTCATCTCGCGGCCGGGACGGAGCTGGTTGAGCCGGTGGCGGGCGGCGCGCAGCTGGTCCTGGCCGCACTGGCCGGCATCGCCCTGATCGTCGTGCTCATCACGATCGTCAAACTGCATCCGTTCCTGGCCCTCATCTTCGGCGCGCTGACCGTGGGCATGGCGGCGGGCGAGAACGTCAGCGACGTGCTCGCCTCGTTCTCCACCGGCTTCGGGTCCACTGCTGCCAGCGTCGGGATATTGATCGCTCTCGGTGCGATGTTCGCCAAGCTCTTGGCCGACTCCGGGGGAGCGGACGAGATCGTGGACACCATCGTCGGGCACGCCTCACCGCGGGCGCTCCCGTGGGCAATGGCGTTGGTGGGCGCGATCATCGGCCTGCCGATGTTCTTCGAGATCGGTCTGGTGCTGCTGATGCCGGTGATCTACCTGGTGGCCCGCCGTTCTCAACTGTCCCTGATCACGGTCGGCATCCCCGCGCTGGCAGGCCTGTCGGCCATGCACGGATTCGTACCACCACACCCGGGACCCGTCGCCGCGATCTCATTGCTCAACGCAGACCTCGGTGTCACCTTGGCCTTGGGTGTGCTGGTCGCGATCCCGACGATCGTGGTGGCAGGTCCGTTGTTCGGCAAGCTGGCCGGACGCTGGGTGGTCCTCGAGGTCCCGGACCGGTTCGACGCCGCCGACTCCACGGCGGGCCCGACGGGCGCGGATGCCGGCGGCGGTGCCACGACCGGCACGACCGCTACGAAGGCGCGACCGACCTTCGGGATCACCATGTTCAGCGTCCTGCTGCCGGTGGCACTGATGATGGGCAAGGCGCTGGTCGACATCTTCGTCGAGGACAAGTCGCACCTGCTGCGTCAGACGTTCGACATCCTCGGGCAGCCCTTGATGGCGTTGCTGATCGCGGTGGTGGTCGGAATGTTCACGCTCGGCGGCGGCGCCAAGATGAGTCGCGACCAGATCGTGAAATGCATCGAGTCATCGCTTCCGCCGGTGGCCGGCATCATCTTGATCGTCGCGGCCGGTGGCGGATTCAAACAGGTTCTGGTCGATACCGGGATCGGAACCCTGCTCGCCGAATGGGCCAAGGGCGCCAACCTGTCAGTGGTACTGCTGGCGTGGGTGTTGGCCGTGCTGATCCGGTTGGCCACAGGGTCGGCCACCGTGGCCACCATCACCGCGTCGTCACTCATGCTCGGACTGGTCGAGGGGATGAGTACCGGGGAGGTGTCCCTGGTGGTGCTCGCGGTGGGTGCCGGCTCGTTGTTCTTCTCGCACGTCAACGACGCCGGATTCTGGCTCGTGAAGGAGTATTTCGGGATGACGGTCGGCCAGACGATCAAATCGTGGTCACTGATGGAGACGGCGCTGTCGGTCTCCGGCCTGATCTTCGTCCTGTTGCTGGGCCTGGTGGTCTGAGCCGGTTGACCGGCCCCGGCGTGAGATGCCCGATTCAACGGGCATCTCACGCAACGGGTTTCAGCCCCGGACCACCTGCGTGCCGCCGGCGAGTTCGTCGTGCTTGCCCTGCTTGGTGGGGCTCGAGCTGATGGTGACCGCGATGACGATCATGGCGACGATGGCCAGGAAGCCACCCACGAACGGGATGATCGTCAGCAGGGTGAAGGCATTGCGGATGGCCGATTCCTTGGCGGTCGGCTTCGGTGTGTTGCCCGCGCCGTGCACGGCCAGGCCCAGCACCTTCTTGCCCGGTGTCGCACCCGTCGCCACTTCGAAACCGACGAAGTAGACGAACATCAGCAGTCCGGTGAACAGGCCGGTCACCCAGTAGCTCGACAGCGAGTCGGTGACGAACGACAGGAAGAACGCCACGATCGCGACGAGGATCCCGTCGATCACCCGGGCCAGCCAACGTCGCCCCAAACCGCCGGGGGTCTGCGTGCCGTAGGGCGGGGGATAGCCGCCCGGCGCCTGCCCGCCGTAGGGCGGTGGGTAGCCGCCGGGTTGTCCGTATTGTCCGAATTCCGGTTGATAGTCACCCGTGGTCATGCCACAACGCTACCGATCAAGGCGCTGGTCGAGTTGAGTTCGTGCGAGATCGGCAAGAGCAGCGGAGCGTTCCCGGGCGGCCTCGGCCAGTTCGGGTGCGCGTTCGCGGGCGACATGGGCGAGTTCGCCGGCCCGTGCACGGGCGGCGTCAGCCACCTCGGGTCCGTGGTCACGCGCGAGTTGGGCCAACTCCGAGGCCAATTCGGTCGCCCTGTCCACGGCCGCGTCGGCAAGTTCGCGGCCGCGTTCGGCGCCGACGGCCAGACCGTGACCGATCTTCTCGGCGATGGCACTGTCAGCGAGGGCGTCACCGCCCGCCGCCACACCGGGAACGGCAGCGGCGACACTGGCCGAGACGTGTCGCGCGGCCCGGCGTCCGCGCCAGGCCAGCGACGGCTTGCCCGCGGTGTCGGCTGCCGCGATGATCAGACCGCCCAGCAGGCTCACATCGGTCAGAAACTCACGGCGCTGCCGCGCGGCGTGTTGCGGGTCGGAATCCTTCAAGAATGCCTGCGAACCAAGGCTTCCCGGAATCATCGTGACGGCAAGGGCCGCCGCGGTCAGGCGGGGCGCCCGCCCGGCGGCCAGCAGCAACCCGCCTGCCACCTGGACCACCGCGTTG includes these proteins:
- a CDS encoding ABC transporter ATP-binding protein, with the protein product MSEPMPGVTESVEELAGVHREIQAAEGEVLLETRDLTVKFGGLVALDSVSFNIRRGEILGLIGPNGAGKTTCFNAITGVYRPSSGSVIFDGAPLGRIKRHQITRRGIARTFQNIRLFGEMTALENVMVGTDARHKTSVPGALVRSPRHRREERSAIERAAALLHFVGIAHRGEEKAKNLPYGDQRRLEIARALATEPKLLCLDEPAAGFNPAEKASLIELIRKIRDDGYTVLLIEHDMRLVMGVTDRIVVLEFGRKIADGLPHEIREDPKVIAAYLGVPDDELG
- a CDS encoding ABC transporter ATP-binding protein; this translates as MTSSVETSRPVLLEVRDVVVHYGRIKALHGVSLVVHEGELVTLLGSNGAGKTTMMRAISGLRPLSSGSVWFEGRDISRVKAHQRVIDGLIQAPEGRGVFPGMTVLENLEMGCYGRKFASRAEHDERLDWVFTTFPRLAERRSQVGGTLSGGEQQMLAIGRALMSRPRVLLLDEPSMGLAPMVISQIFKIISEINTQGTTVLLVEQNAQQALSRSDRAYILETGNVTRTGDARELLADDSIRAAYLGVA
- a CDS encoding YnfA family protein, which gives rise to MVGKSIALFVLAAMLEIGGAWLVWQGVREHRGWMWMGAGVIALGAYGFVAAFQPDAHFGRVLAAYGGVFIAGSLLWGMVADGFRPDRWDVAGALVALVGVGLIMYAPR
- a CDS encoding SCO6745 family protein, producing MGRTPELARRFFDRLEPVHGVTYFAPESLAAFAELGYPGFWMGYFGARSAPLGIVPPEVVAAAFYNFTIARVARALPAAWDKASPAKLLQVRSESAVAALRRSGVTDSESTRLAAELAAKAARTAPLDGRPLYAANRALPWPEEPIAKLWHAVTLLREQRGDGHIAVLVAEGISGRECNVLHAAAGRVPREMIMRGRDYDDEQWAGYVEQLRSRGWLDGQGELTDAGRDVKQVVEDRTDALALGALDALTDDEVTTLFRVLTPITRQVVAAGDVPAATPMGLSRDDLDDDSAHLG
- a CDS encoding FadR/GntR family transcriptional regulator — translated: MSSPSNVGALHASLLTALGTGIVSGELAAEQVLTLDRVSTEHEVSRSVAREVIRVLESMGMVESRRRVGITVQPARKWNVFDPRLIRWRLQAGDRAALLASLSELRRGFEPAAAALAARRANPDQCRILAAAVSDMVVHGRSGNLDAYLLADKVFHQTLLDASGNEMFRALNDVVAEVLAGRTQHGLMPDSPNPAAIALHDEVARAIRLRDEDGAERAMRAIIDEAATAVIDGNGPDA
- a CDS encoding gluconokinase — its product is MGSPVVVMGVSGSGKSTVGAALAQRMRVPFADADDFHPAANIAKMSAGHALDDDDRYPWLESIGEWLAKHHDGGVMSCSALKHKYRDQLRRHCTDVVFLFLSGSAEVIRRRQASRPGHFMPAALLDSQFATLEPLGPDEVGIAIDVDQSIDDIVDEYIAQSDTATTEQENR
- a CDS encoding gluconate:H+ symporter produces the protein MTSALTHLAAGTELVEPVAGGAQLVLAALAGIALIVVLITIVKLHPFLALIFGALTVGMAAGENVSDVLASFSTGFGSTAASVGILIALGAMFAKLLADSGGADEIVDTIVGHASPRALPWAMALVGAIIGLPMFFEIGLVLLMPVIYLVARRSQLSLITVGIPALAGLSAMHGFVPPHPGPVAAISLLNADLGVTLALGVLVAIPTIVVAGPLFGKLAGRWVVLEVPDRFDAADSTAGPTGADAGGGATTGTTATKARPTFGITMFSVLLPVALMMGKALVDIFVEDKSHLLRQTFDILGQPLMALLIAVVVGMFTLGGGAKMSRDQIVKCIESSLPPVAGIILIVAAGGGFKQVLVDTGIGTLLAEWAKGANLSVVLLAWVLAVLIRLATGSATVATITASSLMLGLVEGMSTGEVSLVVLAVGAGSLFFSHVNDAGFWLVKEYFGMTVGQTIKSWSLMETALSVSGLIFVLLLGLVV
- a CDS encoding RDD family protein — its product is MTTGDYQPEFGQYGQPGGYPPPYGGQAPGGYPPPYGTQTPGGLGRRWLARVIDGILVAIVAFFLSFVTDSLSSYWVTGLFTGLLMFVYFVGFEVATGATPGKKVLGLAVHGAGNTPKPTAKESAIRNAFTLLTIIPFVGGFLAIVAMIVIAVTISSSPTKQGKHDELAGGTQVVRG
- a CDS encoding DoxX family protein is translated as MLSATFIARGVDTLRDPSTSTETTQRTLGALSALPGPVGAGVPNNANAVARVNAVVQVAGGLLLAAGRAPRLTAAALAVTMIPGSLGSQAFLKDSDPQHAARQRREFLTDVSLLGGLIIAAADTAGKPSLAWRGRRAARHVSASVAAAVPGVAAGGDALADSAIAEKIGHGLAVGAERGRELADAAVDRATELASELAQLARDHGPEVADAARARAGELAHVARERAPELAEAARERSAALADLARTQLDQRLDR